The following are from one region of the Phormidium sp. PBR-2020 genome:
- a CDS encoding transcriptional repressor, with product MKHEAIALKPIRSLQDALDRCQSLGMRLSRQRRLILELLWEVQDHLCARDIYDQLSRAGKEIGYTSVYQNLEALSSHNIIECIERSDGRLYGNISDPHSHINCLDSQQILDVFVELPQDLIERIEAETGVQITDYRIDFFGYRNPNPEGPAANDATETPAVESKL from the coding sequence ATGAAACATGAGGCGATCGCCCTAAAACCCATCCGATCTCTCCAAGACGCACTCGATCGCTGCCAATCCCTGGGAATGAGATTGAGTCGTCAGCGTCGACTGATCCTCGAACTCCTCTGGGAGGTTCAGGATCACCTGTGCGCCCGCGACATCTACGACCAACTCAGCCGCGCTGGCAAAGAGATTGGTTACACCTCCGTTTACCAAAACCTAGAGGCCCTATCGAGCCACAACATCATCGAATGTATCGAACGCTCCGATGGCCGCCTCTATGGTAACATTAGTGACCCTCATAGCCATATCAACTGTCTCGATAGTCAGCAAATCCTCGATGTCTTTGTGGAACTCCCCCAAGACCTCATCGAACGCATTGAAGCGGAAACCGGCGTTCAGATTACCGACTATCGCATCGACTTTTTTGGCTACCGCAATCCTAACCCTGAGGGTCCTGCTGCAAACGACGCTACAGAGACCCCTGCCGTCGAATCTAAGCTCTAG
- a CDS encoding DUF1449 family protein: MFDLANLPYWIFLVAGIVLFVVSISIGGEDELDGDGFDIPILGWLGIGQVPLMLLLAADLSLWGLFGWVATVALGVPGSPLDMGVFIITGGVSVFLGGAIARPLGRLFFASFSEDSSSDRLVGCLGTVNSSQLPRQQERKVGQVDVVDPAKNLVTVNGVIPDDAEIVPQRGDTVLIVEHCPDYYLAIAHNSIDCDRWLGSTK; encoded by the coding sequence ATGTTTGATCTCGCCAATCTTCCCTATTGGATCTTTCTAGTCGCCGGGATTGTCCTGTTCGTTGTCTCCATCTCCATCGGTGGTGAAGATGAACTCGACGGCGATGGCTTTGATATCCCCATTTTAGGCTGGTTGGGTATTGGCCAGGTTCCTCTGATGCTGCTGTTGGCGGCGGACTTAAGTCTCTGGGGCCTGTTCGGCTGGGTGGCCACGGTGGCCCTGGGAGTTCCGGGAAGTCCCCTGGATATGGGCGTGTTTATTATCACAGGAGGTGTGAGTGTCTTTCTGGGGGGGGCGATCGCCCGGCCCCTGGGCCGCCTGTTTTTTGCCAGTTTTAGTGAAGACTCCAGTAGCGATCGCCTCGTCGGATGTCTGGGAACCGTCAATTCCTCTCAACTTCCCCGCCAACAAGAGCGTAAAGTGGGCCAAGTGGATGTGGTTGATCCCGCCAAAAACCTCGTCACCGTCAACGGCGTTATTCCCGATGACGCAGAAATCGTCCCCCAGCGGGGAGATACGGTTTTGATTGTCGAACATTGTCCCGATTACTACCTGGCGATCGCCCATAACTCCATCGACTGCGATCGCTGGTTGGGTTCTACAAAATAG
- a CDS encoding phosphoribosyltransferase: MSELYVSWSDYHRTVERLAVQIYKSQWEFDEIICLARGGLRVGDTLSRIFDCPLAILSTASYGGLEGREQGEVIVSRSLSMTTPQLGQRLLIVDDLVDSGDSLKAVLAWLYEHYGQHILELRTAVLWCKACATFTPDYYVRYLEDNPWIHQPFEAYEKMDLSTFSEEN, encoded by the coding sequence ATGTCCGAGCTTTATGTGTCCTGGTCAGACTATCATCGCACTGTCGAACGTCTGGCGGTGCAAATTTACAAATCCCAATGGGAATTTGACGAGATCATCTGTTTGGCCCGAGGGGGATTACGAGTAGGAGATACCCTATCGCGCATATTTGACTGTCCCCTTGCCATCTTATCTACCGCGTCTTATGGGGGACTTGAGGGACGGGAACAAGGGGAGGTGATTGTCTCTCGTTCCCTCTCGATGACCACTCCCCAACTGGGACAACGGCTGCTGATTGTTGATGATTTAGTCGATTCTGGGGATTCCCTGAAAGCGGTGTTAGCTTGGCTGTATGAGCATTATGGTCAGCATATTTTAGAACTGAGAACGGCGGTGTTATGGTGTAAAGCTTGTGCGACGTTTACGCCGGATTATTATGTTCGTTATTTAGAGGATAATCCCTGGATTCATCAGCCGTTTGAGGCATATGAAAAAATGGATTTATCAACGTTTTCTGAAGAGAATTAG
- a CDS encoding VOC family protein, whose translation MQLKRLGHVAICVQDIAKAAAFYENLGMTLVWKDTDWAYLKAGEDGLALLSPNYDQAGPHFGFIFGDRHEMESAYSQLKADGVHVSEVHEHRDGTASFYGRDLDGNWFEYLYEPAVESE comes from the coding sequence ATGCAGCTCAAACGACTGGGCCATGTGGCCATTTGCGTGCAAGACATCGCCAAGGCGGCCGCGTTTTATGAAAATCTGGGGATGACCCTAGTGTGGAAGGATACGGACTGGGCCTATCTCAAGGCGGGAGAGGACGGTTTGGCCTTGCTGAGTCCCAATTATGACCAGGCGGGCCCCCATTTTGGCTTCATCTTTGGCGATCGCCACGAAATGGAGTCGGCCTATAGCCAGTTAAAGGCCGATGGGGTTCACGTCAGCGAGGTTCACGAACACCGCGATGGAACCGCCTCGTTTTATGGTCGTGATCTCGATGGGAACTGGTTTGAGTATTTGTATGAACCGGCGGTGGAGAGTGAATAG
- a CDS encoding type II toxin-antitoxin system VapC family toxin, which produces MAYLIDTNIVIYYFNGLTDDEAIHTILVNSFKISIITKIEFLGWRQFADDYELQTKAREFLSHATVFELKEAIAEQAIGLRQQFKTKTPDAIIAATALVNGLTVVTNNTSDFSRLGVKTIAVNVK; this is translated from the coding sequence ATGGCTTACTTGATTGACACCAATATCGTCATCTACTACTTTAATGGATTGACAGATGATGAAGCGATCCATACCATCCTCGTCAATAGCTTTAAAATTTCGATTATCACCAAAATCGAGTTTTTAGGCTGGAGGCAGTTTGCAGATGACTATGAATTGCAGACCAAAGCAAGAGAATTTCTTAGCCATGCTACTGTGTTTGAACTTAAAGAGGCGATCGCTGAACAGGCCATAGGACTAAGACAACAATTTAAAACTAAAACCCCCGACGCTATTATTGCCGCAACAGCCTTAGTCAACGGACTAACAGTAGTGACCAATAATACATCAGATTTCAGCCGATTAGGTGTAAAAACCATCGCCGTGAACGTCAAATAA
- a CDS encoding cytochrome b6-f complex iron-sulfur subunit, with the protein MTTNLPINNNPAPDMSRRQLLNFLTGATVAVAAGGAAYPALRYFVPPQEGDGSGAIVAKDKLGNPIPAQQILSEPPGTRALIAGLAGEPTYLTVDADGSLNSMAIVDNCTHLGCTFPWNASAGQFQCPCHGSRYDEQGNVLRGPANRPLKIAHVEVKGDRIWLSPWTETDPRTGERPWWV; encoded by the coding sequence ATGACAACCAACCTACCTATCAACAACAACCCAGCCCCGGATATGTCTCGCCGTCAGTTGCTCAATTTTCTGACGGGTGCAACCGTCGCAGTGGCGGCGGGAGGTGCCGCCTATCCGGCCCTGCGCTACTTCGTCCCGCCTCAAGAGGGTGATGGCAGTGGTGCGATTGTCGCCAAGGACAAATTAGGCAATCCTATCCCCGCCCAACAGATTCTCAGCGAACCTCCGGGAACCCGCGCCTTGATTGCTGGACTGGCTGGGGAACCCACCTATCTGACGGTAGACGCTGACGGCAGCCTCAATTCCATGGCCATTGTCGACAACTGTACCCACCTCGGCTGCACGTTCCCCTGGAATGCCAGTGCCGGCCAGTTTCAATGCCCCTGTCATGGCTCACGCTATGACGAGCAGGGCAATGTGCTACGGGGGCCAGCCAATCGTCCCTTGAAAATTGCTCATGTTGAGGTGAAGGGCGATCGCATCTGGTTATCTCCCTGGACAGAAACTGACCCCCGCACCGGAGAACGGCCCTGGTGGGTGTAA
- a CDS encoding ABC transporter permease, with product MWVGLVITGIFILIALLAPLLQGMGLIASPTALLDHPIHQPPSGDHWFGTTRLGYDVFSRTLYGSQAALRVVVLATLMSILTGVPLGLASGYLGGKVDRLLLFVMDVIYTLPGLLLSITLAFVVGRGLLNAALALSIAYVPQYYRVVRNHTVSIKTELYIEAAQAMGASTWRILSKYLFFNAIQTVPVLFALNAADAIAILGGLGFLGLGLPEATPEWGNDLRQALEALPTGIWWTALFPGLAMTLMVIGLSLLGEGLNEFVNPKLRQNR from the coding sequence ATGTGGGTGGGGCTAGTCATCACCGGGATCTTTATTTTAATTGCCCTGTTGGCCCCCCTCCTGCAAGGGATGGGGCTAATTGCCAGTCCCACCGCCTTACTGGATCATCCCATTCACCAGCCTCCCTCCGGGGACCATTGGTTTGGGACAACTCGCCTCGGCTATGATGTCTTCTCCCGAACCCTCTACGGTTCTCAGGCGGCTTTACGGGTGGTGGTCTTAGCCACCCTGATGAGTATTTTGACTGGAGTTCCCCTCGGACTGGCCAGTGGCTATCTCGGCGGGAAAGTTGATCGCCTGTTGCTGTTTGTGATGGATGTCATCTACACCCTACCGGGGTTATTACTCTCGATTACCCTAGCCTTCGTCGTCGGACGAGGCTTGTTAAATGCCGCCCTAGCCCTGAGTATTGCCTATGTGCCGCAATACTATCGAGTCGTCCGCAACCACACCGTCAGCATCAAAACCGAGTTATACATCGAAGCCGCCCAAGCCATGGGGGCTTCCACCTGGCGCATTCTCTCCAAATATCTCTTTTTTAACGCCATTCAGACCGTCCCCGTTCTCTTTGCCCTCAACGCCGCCGATGCGATCGCCATCCTCGGAGGATTAGGCTTTCTCGGTTTAGGACTTCCCGAAGCGACCCCAGAATGGGGCAATGACCTGCGCCAAGCCCTCGAAGCCCTCCCCACCGGGATTTGGTGGACGGCCCTGTTTCCTGGCTTAGCGATGACCCTGATGGTGATTGGTTTGTCCCTGTTAGGGGAAGGGTTAAACGAGTTTGTCAACCCGAAACTGCGGCAAAATCGCTAA
- a CDS encoding GNAT family N-acetyltransferase, whose amino-acid sequence MVEGQYLDFRIRPWQKGDRIPAGRLIASVLLEYGLGWEPTGADRDVVEVERFYLETGGGFWVVEQGETLVGTAGFYPVSRGDRAVELRKMYLVPSVRGCGLGSFLLQQLEAEIQQRGFQTIWVETATVLKEAVQFYKRHHYLPATGVETARCDRIYSKTLTAH is encoded by the coding sequence ATGGTTGAAGGACAGTATTTAGACTTTAGAATTCGTCCTTGGCAAAAGGGCGATCGCATTCCGGCCGGCCGCCTGATTGCTTCGGTTCTCTTGGAATATGGCCTCGGCTGGGAACCGACGGGGGCTGATCGCGATGTGGTGGAAGTCGAACGCTTCTATCTCGAAACTGGAGGGGGGTTTTGGGTGGTTGAACAGGGGGAGACTCTGGTGGGAACGGCAGGGTTTTACCCGGTGTCTCGGGGCGATCGCGCCGTGGAATTGCGTAAAATGTATCTGGTTCCCTCAGTTCGAGGTTGCGGTTTAGGGTCTTTTCTCCTGCAACAATTAGAAGCAGAAATTCAACAACGGGGCTTTCAAACCATCTGGGTGGAAACGGCCACGGTTCTTAAAGAAGCTGTCCAATTCTACAAACGACACCACTATCTCCCGGCGACTGGGGTGGAAACTGCTAGGTGTGATCGCATCTACTCTAAAACCCTCACCGCCCACTAA
- a CDS encoding flotillin family protein has protein sequence MLYWLTFLQHLSTPTATTPTVEVNPPQSLTPLKSAAVPPPEPEPSTAAPPDPSETPPVIIADLVSENEYQEIRQEVREEAELPVIYSQTGSIILGGTAAGIVGIIVLILLGFWAYTRVYQITPNNEAFVRTGGFLAKKNSVILYGGCIVLPGFHELTRVPMREITINVERTGNLAVRTQDYLRANMRVTFYVCVNHDEQDVKTAAARLSRDGNISPADIKEALETRADDAIRAAAKRKTLAEIDSDKLGFADEVLNLIQQDLKKVGLTLNNIAISEVEESDTYDTNNFFDAQGVRLRTETIQKSIKQKEEVELETEQERRQLQLRTQVAIQQQELNARKEGLEIERDEEESQLQQQLEVESMRAQRAREIQESKDREEANQERSKILQRQAVEEEEIAKSQAVQEKQILSAIAIEEQQKKLKVAQALQKQEAEMAEINRQKTIDANRLKAQVEIAEAEQLSELAKQETAIAIAKKTQERLEAEALRAQAESAVETAIELERAQRKQRLSALAAEEAAEKQRIADNNVIEIDVFRRRRQAESARQAAELEAESIRTLAAAERDRALAEAEGIEAKIKAENALSDANRNADLIRDIAPDLLTRLPEIAKALAPQPGVLGDAKIYAFPNGNNGNGNLSQDINKLMLSTSALGFLENLSQEGKLEGLMATLTQLLKSGNTPESNSGTTEAAKPPQAKASKPPSPPQGGAAGSRSSAISQTPPARKTRRDHPQA, from the coding sequence ATGCTGTATTGGTTAACCTTTCTCCAACACCTCTCCACCCCCACCGCCACCACCCCCACCGTCGAGGTGAACCCGCCTCAATCCCTCACCCCTCTCAAATCCGCCGCCGTTCCCCCACCCGAACCCGAACCCTCCACAGCAGCCCCCCCCGATCCCTCGGAAACGCCGCCGGTGATTATCGCCGATCTGGTGAGTGAGAATGAGTATCAAGAAATCCGCCAAGAGGTTCGCGAAGAGGCGGAACTCCCCGTTATTTATAGTCAAACCGGTTCCATTATTCTCGGAGGAACTGCCGCCGGTATCGTCGGGATTATCGTTCTCATTTTGTTAGGCTTTTGGGCCTACACCCGCGTCTATCAAATCACCCCCAATAACGAAGCCTTTGTACGCACTGGGGGCTTTTTAGCTAAGAAAAACTCGGTCATTCTCTATGGGGGCTGTATCGTTCTCCCCGGCTTCCATGAACTGACGCGAGTTCCCATGCGGGAGATTACCATCAACGTTGAACGCACCGGGAACCTCGCCGTTCGCACCCAGGACTATTTACGGGCTAATATGCGGGTGACGTTCTATGTTTGCGTCAACCATGATGAACAGGATGTCAAAACCGCTGCCGCTCGTCTGTCTCGCGATGGGAATATCTCTCCGGCAGACATTAAAGAAGCCCTGGAAACTCGGGCAGATGATGCCATTCGAGCAGCGGCAAAACGCAAAACCCTAGCGGAAATTGATTCCGATAAATTGGGCTTTGCTGATGAAGTTTTGAACCTCATTCAACAAGATTTGAAGAAAGTTGGCTTAACCCTCAATAACATCGCCATTTCTGAGGTTGAAGAAAGCGACACTTACGACACTAACAACTTCTTTGATGCCCAAGGGGTGCGGCTGCGCACGGAAACCATCCAGAAATCGATTAAGCAGAAAGAAGAAGTTGAACTGGAGACTGAACAAGAGCGGCGACAATTACAGTTGCGGACTCAAGTTGCCATTCAGCAGCAAGAACTCAACGCCCGCAAAGAAGGATTAGAAATTGAGCGGGATGAGGAAGAATCTCAACTTCAACAACAGCTTGAAGTTGAGTCTATGCGGGCGCAGCGGGCGCGAGAAATCCAAGAGTCTAAAGACCGAGAAGAAGCCAATCAAGAACGCAGTAAAATCTTGCAGCGCCAAGCTGTTGAAGAAGAAGAAATTGCTAAATCTCAAGCAGTTCAAGAAAAACAAATCCTCTCGGCGATCGCCATCGAAGAGCAGCAGAAAAAACTCAAGGTGGCTCAGGCCCTGCAAAAACAAGAAGCAGAAATGGCCGAAATTAACCGCCAGAAAACTATCGACGCCAACCGCCTGAAAGCCCAAGTGGAAATCGCCGAAGCCGAACAACTCTCCGAGTTAGCCAAACAGGAGACGGCGATCGCCATTGCCAAGAAAACCCAAGAACGCCTCGAAGCCGAAGCCCTACGCGCTCAAGCCGAGTCTGCGGTGGAAACGGCCATCGAACTCGAACGGGCGCAACGGAAACAACGCCTCTCCGCCCTAGCCGCCGAAGAAGCCGCCGAGAAACAGCGCATCGCCGATAACAACGTCATTGAAATCGATGTCTTCCGTCGCCGTCGCCAAGCCGAAAGCGCCCGTCAAGCGGCGGAACTTGAAGCCGAGTCGATTCGCACCCTGGCAGCCGCAGAACGCGATCGCGCCCTCGCCGAAGCCGAAGGCATCGAAGCCAAAATCAAAGCCGAGAACGCCCTCAGCGATGCCAACCGCAACGCCGATCTCATCCGGGACATCGCCCCAGACTTACTAACGCGCCTCCCCGAAATCGCCAAAGCCCTGGCCCCACAGCCGGGAGTTTTAGGGGATGCCAAAATCTACGCTTTCCCCAATGGCAATAACGGCAATGGCAATCTCTCCCAAGACATTAACAAGCTCATGCTCTCCACCAGCGCCTTGGGATTCCTTGAAAACCTCAGCCAAGAGGGGAAACTCGAAGGACTCATGGCTACCCTGACACAACTGCTGAAAAGCGGAAACACCCCGGAGTCTAATTCGGGGACAACCGAAGCCGCCAAACCGCCTCAAGCTAAAGCCTCCAAGCCTCCTAGCCCTCCCCAAGGTGGCGCTGCCGGTAGTCGCAGTTCCGCCATCAGCCAGACCCCACCAGCCCGCAAAACTCGCCGAGATCATCCTCAAGCCTGA
- a CDS encoding peptidase C15 has translation MVNPLHLNAQQVLTLNGSMSLLLSSFDIWKPHHRSNSSDDLLAELQQRGRLPESALLLRQLPVNTQQASAQLLGMIHQHRPPWVVLGGMAEGRSRLTVERRAVHEMGVHCTPMPVWELVAGLDHTDVSYHAGRFVCNATYYQVLGEIAAAKLPTQALFLHVPCSRGVAWPEIVADADQLLQRLMGRVPSPSLTANGPVSDFAAVSG, from the coding sequence TTGGTCAATCCCCTCCACCTAAATGCTCAGCAAGTGTTAACCCTCAACGGTTCCATGTCCCTGTTGTTGTCGTCCTTCGATATCTGGAAACCCCACCACCGTAGCAACTCCAGTGATGACCTGTTGGCAGAACTTCAGCAACGGGGTCGTTTGCCGGAGTCGGCCCTGTTGTTACGACAACTTCCGGTGAACACTCAACAAGCCTCGGCCCAACTGTTGGGGATGATTCATCAGCATCGTCCTCCCTGGGTGGTGTTGGGGGGTATGGCGGAGGGGCGATCGCGCTTGACGGTGGAACGTCGCGCGGTTCATGAGATGGGAGTCCACTGCACACCGATGCCCGTTTGGGAGTTGGTGGCCGGCCTCGATCATACCGATGTGAGTTATCATGCCGGGCGCTTTGTCTGTAATGCCACCTATTATCAGGTTTTGGGGGAAATTGCGGCGGCGAAATTGCCCACCCAAGCCCTATTCCTTCATGTTCCCTGTTCTCGGGGAGTGGCTTGGCCGGAGATTGTGGCGGATGCAGACCAATTGCTACAACGGTTGATGGGACGAGTCCCGTCCCCAAGTTTGACGGCCAACGGGCCCGTTAGCGATTTTGCCGCAGTTTCGGGTTGA
- a CDS encoding CRR6 family NdhI maturation factor produces MSSSEIKLDATTIETLDLTAAREAIAQHLKAGITEAEQSLRFVIDVPRDPSDPRELSEIPEIRLWFVRLDASYPWLPLLLDWSSGELARYVAMLVPHEFHRTEGIQFNPEALEIFLMNKIFVIADWLQEQGCPSRSRLKAMSQLLGYELDDGLFDLLLGEG; encoded by the coding sequence ATGTCCAGTTCTGAGATTAAACTTGACGCAACGACCATTGAAACCTTGGATTTAACGGCGGCCCGGGAGGCGATCGCCCAACATCTGAAGGCGGGGATCACTGAGGCGGAGCAGTCTCTGCGGTTTGTGATTGATGTTCCCCGTGACCCCAGTGACCCCCGAGAATTGTCAGAAATTCCAGAGATTCGTCTCTGGTTTGTCCGTCTCGATGCCTCCTATCCCTGGCTACCGTTGCTTCTGGATTGGTCAAGTGGGGAGTTGGCGCGTTATGTGGCCATGTTGGTTCCCCATGAGTTTCATCGCACTGAGGGCATTCAGTTTAACCCAGAAGCCCTAGAAATCTTCTTGATGAACAAAATCTTCGTCATCGCCGATTGGCTACAAGAACAAGGCTGTCCCAGCCGTTCGCGCCTGAAAGCCATGTCGCAACTTCTGGGGTATGAACTGGATGATGGCTTATTTGACTTGCTGTTGGGAGAGGGTTAG
- a CDS encoding glycosyltransferase family 9 protein codes for MKEILTLVPGGIGDQLLFFPTLEQLKHHYPDSQLSVVVEPRAKGAYRANKYFHDGSLNLIPFDFKDRNGPADWGNLMGIVRDREYDAVLSLGRRWTVGLLLWLTGIPQRVGYGEPDSLFLTHPIPLKPEQYAAEMYHDLVRGLGIQSPCPPMEITLLKEDVEWSEQQQQQLGVAESGYVLLHGGASRLAQQKGLDKIYPVEKWVTVLQGLQQRQPNLPIVVACGPDDGAFVGELTQAIPGLKTLSPPDIGKLAATIAAANLMLCTDSAPMHLAVALQTYTYALFGPTDPKKLLPKGDRAQGIVSPTGKIADIDPQTILDKVFS; via the coding sequence ATGAAAGAAATCTTAACCCTCGTTCCCGGGGGAATTGGCGACCAACTGTTGTTCTTTCCCACCCTCGAACAACTGAAGCATCACTACCCCGATTCTCAACTGAGTGTCGTCGTCGAACCCCGCGCCAAAGGGGCCTATCGCGCCAACAAGTATTTCCATGATGGTTCCTTAAACCTCATCCCCTTCGACTTCAAAGATCGCAACGGCCCCGCCGACTGGGGCAACCTGATGGGCATTGTGCGCGATCGCGAGTATGATGCCGTCCTCTCCCTCGGCCGCCGTTGGACCGTGGGCCTCCTCCTCTGGCTAACCGGGATTCCCCAGCGTGTCGGCTATGGCGAACCCGATAGCCTCTTCCTCACCCATCCCATCCCCCTCAAACCAGAACAATACGCCGCCGAGATGTATCACGACCTAGTGCGTGGCCTCGGCATTCAGTCTCCCTGTCCCCCCATGGAGATCACCCTACTGAAAGAGGATGTGGAGTGGTCAGAACAGCAACAACAGCAGCTTGGCGTTGCCGAGAGTGGCTATGTTCTCCTGCATGGGGGTGCAAGCCGGCTTGCCCAGCAAAAAGGATTGGATAAAATCTATCCCGTCGAGAAGTGGGTCACTGTCCTACAAGGCCTACAACAGCGACAGCCCAATCTTCCCATTGTGGTCGCCTGCGGTCCCGACGATGGGGCATTTGTTGGAGAATTAACCCAAGCCATTCCCGGCTTAAAAACCCTCTCCCCCCCCGACATCGGTAAACTCGCCGCCACCATCGCCGCCGCCAATCTCATGCTTTGTACCGACAGCGCCCCCATGCACCTGGCCGTCGCCCTACAAACCTATACCTATGCCCTCTTCGGTCCCACCGACCCCAAAAAACTCCTCCCCAAAGGCGATCGCGCCCAAGGAATTGTCTCGCCAACCGGTAAAATAGCGGACATTGACCCCCAAACCATCCTAGACAAAGTGTTTAGCTAA
- a CDS encoding D-alanine--D-alanine ligase, producing MTKQQVGLLFGGRSGEHEVSISSARAIAKALLSADNASRYAVYPFYISKDGVWHGPEVAQTILDSGQSLSPQDGDTVNLWSFPPEASEMTVWFPILHGPNGEDGTIQGLLQLMQVPFVGSGVLGSAVGMDKLAMKSAFAQAGLPQVAYREIRRHEIWSNPCVFPKLCDEIDVALGYPCFVKPANLGSSVGISKVRSRSEFEAALDSAASYDRRIIVEAAVPNAREVECAVLGTDNPRVSVIGEISFESDFYDYETKYTAGQADLLIPAPLPDKIAQQIRELAAEAFTAVDASGLSRVDFFYQEETEEIFLNEINTLPGFTATSMYPQLWQATGISFPELVHQLIGFALEQADG from the coding sequence ATGACGAAACAACAGGTAGGACTGCTATTTGGCGGACGTTCCGGGGAACATGAGGTGTCGATTTCCTCCGCAAGGGCGATCGCCAAAGCTCTCCTCTCCGCTGACAATGCCAGTCGTTATGCTGTCTATCCCTTTTATATCAGTAAGGATGGGGTTTGGCACGGCCCCGAGGTGGCCCAAACAATTTTAGACTCAGGACAGTCACTGAGTCCCCAAGATGGGGATACTGTCAATCTCTGGTCATTTCCTCCAGAAGCCTCCGAGATGACGGTGTGGTTTCCGATTCTCCATGGCCCCAATGGGGAGGATGGGACGATTCAGGGGTTATTGCAGTTGATGCAGGTTCCCTTTGTGGGATCGGGGGTTCTCGGTTCGGCGGTGGGAATGGATAAACTGGCGATGAAGTCGGCTTTTGCCCAGGCGGGACTTCCCCAAGTGGCCTATCGAGAGATTCGCCGTCATGAGATTTGGTCCAATCCCTGTGTGTTTCCCAAACTCTGTGATGAAATTGATGTGGCATTAGGCTATCCCTGTTTTGTTAAACCGGCTAATTTAGGCTCTTCGGTGGGGATTTCTAAGGTGCGATCGCGCAGTGAGTTTGAAGCCGCCTTAGATAGTGCCGCCAGTTATGATCGCCGCATCATCGTCGAGGCTGCTGTTCCCAACGCTCGCGAAGTCGAATGTGCGGTTCTCGGAACCGACAATCCCCGCGTCTCAGTAATTGGTGAGATTAGCTTCGAGAGTGATTTCTACGACTATGAGACGAAATACACAGCGGGCCAGGCGGATTTATTGATTCCCGCCCCCCTCCCCGATAAAATTGCCCAACAGATTCGTGAGTTAGCGGCCGAGGCGTTTACCGCTGTCGATGCGTCGGGGTTATCTCGGGTAGACTTTTTCTATCAGGAGGAGACGGAGGAGATTTTCCTCAATGAGATCAACACCCTCCCCGGCTTTACGGCCACCAGTATGTATCCCCAATTGTGGCAGGCGACGGGGATCTCCTTTCCTGAGTTGGTGCATCAGTTAATTGGTTTCGCGTTGGAACAAGCTGATGGTTGA